From Pyrenophora tritici-repentis strain M4 chromosome 1, whole genome shotgun sequence, the proteins below share one genomic window:
- a CDS encoding glycoside hydrolase family 3 protein, whose protein sequence is MLWLAQALLAGLAHAQYSNNTPSGLNFAESPPFYPSPWVEDTNGDWADAITKAKAFVSQLTLLEKVNLTTGTGWQSESCVGNVGAIPRLGFDSLCMQDSPLGIRFADYVSAFPAGGTVAGSWDRAEFYQRGYQMGQEHRAKGVDVQLGPVVGPLGRNPKGGRNWEGFSPDPVLSGIAVADTVRGIQDAGVIACTKHFIMNEQEHFRQPGNFEDFGFVDALSSNLDDKTLHELYLWPFADAIRAGTGSIMCSYNKVNNSQVCQNSYLQNYILKGELGFQGFIMSDWDAQHSGVASTLAGLDMTMPGDTDFNSGQSFWGPNLTISVLNGTLPQWRLDDAAVRIMAAYYYVGLDESIPVNFDSWQRDTYGYEHYFAKTGQKLVNQHVDVRMDHFRAIRRSAAKSTVLLKNSGVLPLSGNEKWTAVFGNDAGENQYGPNGCADRGCNNGTLAMGWGSGTADFPYLVTPIDSIKREVTDNGRVFTSVTDNYAYAQIQAMASQASVALVFVNADSGEGYITVDGNAGDRNNLTIWQDGETLVQNVSALCNNTIVVVHSVGPVLLNSFVDNENVTAILWAGLPGQESGNAIADILYGRENPGGKLPFTIGSSAEEYGPDLIYEPTNGHGSPQDNFEEGIFIDYRAFDKKNITPVYEFGHGMSYTTFEYSDIKVAKVDAGAYTPTTGKTIAAPTLGNYSRDIEEYQFPANATRPATYIFPYLNSTNLAEASQDPEYGVNHTWPSGATDGSPQARIAAGGAPGGNPQLWDVLYTVEATITNSGKVAGDEVVQCYIALGGPDDPKVQLRGFDRLSIQPGKSATFHADITRRDISNWDVASQNWVISEYPKTVYVGASSRKLHLSAAMDTSAYRM, encoded by the exons ATGTTGTGGCTTGCACAAGCATTGTTGGCGGGCCTCGCCCATGCCCAG TACTCGAACAACACACCATCGGGTCTAAACTTTGCTGAGAGTCCGCCATTCTACCCAAGCCC TTGGGTAGAAGACACAAATGGCGACTGGGCCGATGCCATCACAAAGGCAAAGGCTTTCGTCAGTCAGCTCACCCTCCTCGAGAAGGTCAACCTGACTACCGGAACCGGATGGCAGAGTGAATCATGCGTCGGAAACGTCGGCGCCATCCCACGCCTAGGCTTTGACTCCCTCTGCATGCAGGACAGCCCACTCGGTATCCGTTTCGCCGACTACGTCTCTGCTTTCCCAGCAGGTGGCACTGTCGCCGGATCATGGGACCGTGCCGAGTTTTACCAGCGTGGATACCAGATGGGTCAAGAGCACCGCGCAAAGGGTGTCGATGTTCAGCTTGGGCCCGTAGTCGGTCCGCTTGGCCGCAACCCCAAGGGTGGT CGTAACTGGGAAGGTTTCTCTCCAGACCCCGTCTTGTCTGGCATTGCTGTTGCCGACACCGTCCGCGGTATCCAGGATGCAGGTGTCATTGCCTGCACCAAGCACTTCATCATGAACGAGCAAGAGCACTTCCGCCAGCCTGGCAACTTTGAAGACTTTGGCTTTGTCGATGCTCTCAGTTCAAACTTGGACGACAAGACGCTCCACGAATTGTACCTCTGGCCCTTTGCCGATGCCATCCGCGCCGGTACTGGCTCCATCATGTGCTCCTACAACAAGGTCAACAACTCGCAGGTCTGCCAGAACTCGTACCTCCAGAACTACATTCTGAAGGGTGAGCTTGGCTTCCAGGGATTCATCATGTCGGATTGGGACGCTCAGCACTCCGGTGTCGCCTCCACCCTTGCGGGTTTGGACATGACCATGCCAGGAGATACTGACTTCAACTCTGGTCAGTCTTTCTGGGGGCCCAACCTCACCATCTCCGTCCTCAACGGCACCCTGCCCCAATGGCGTCTCGATGACGCGGCTGTCCGTATCATGGCCGCATACTACTACGTCGGCCTTGACGAATCTATCCCAGTCAACTTCGACAGCTGGCAGCGCGACACTTATGGATACGAGCACTACTTCGCCAAGACTGGCCAGAAGCTCGTCAACCAGCACGTTGATGTCCGCATGGACCATTTCCGTGCCATTCGCCGCAGTGCTGCCAAGTCCACTGTCCTTCTCAAGAACTCTGGCGTGCTTCCTCTGTCCGGCAACGAGAAGTGGACAGCTGTATTTGGAAACGATGCTGGCGAGAACCAGTATGGTCCCAATGGATGCGCTGATCGTGGTTGCAACAACGGCACGTTGGCTATGGGCTGGGGCTCAGGAACTGCTGACTTCCCTTACCTTGTCACTCCTATCGACTCTATCAAGCGCGAAGTCACCGACAACGGCCGAGTCTTCACATCCGTCACTGACAACTATGCCTACGCACAGATTCAGGCCATGGCCAGTCAGGCCAGCGTCGCTCTTGTATTTGTCAACGCCGACTCGGGTGAAGGATACATCACTGTCGATGGCAATGCTGGTGACCGTAACAACCTGACCATCTGGCAGGATGGTGAGACTCTTGTGCAGAACGTCTCGGCCCTGTGCAACAACACTATTGTTGTTGTCCACTCTGTCGGACCGGTGCTCCTCAACTCTTTCGTCGACAATGAAAACGTCACGGCTATCCTTTGGGCTGGTCTTCCCGGCCAAGAGTCTGGTAACGCTATTGCTGACATTCTGTACGGCCGCGAGAACCCCGGTGGCAAGCTTCCTTTCACCATCGGCAGCTCTGCAGAGGAGTACGGCCCTGACCTCATCTACGAGCCTACCAACGGTCACGGCAGCCCACAAGACAACTTTGAGGAAGGCATCTTCATTGATTACCGTGCGTTTGACAAGAAGAACATTACACCTGTCTACGAGTTTGGTCACGGTATGTCATACACGACGTTTGAATACTCAGACATCAAGGTTGCCAAGGTGGATGCTGGTGCCTACACTCCGACCACCGGAAAGACGATTGCTGCGCCTACTCTGGGCAACTACAGCAGGGATATCGAAGAGTACCAGTTCCCTGCCAACGCGACACGCCCCGCTACCTACATCTTCCCTTACCTCAACTCGACCAACCTTGCCGAAGCATCGCAAGATCCTGAATACGGTGTCAACCACACGTGGCCGTCCGGCGCTACTGACGGCTCACCTCAGGCCCGCATTGCGGCTGGTGGGGCGCCAGGTGGCAACCCCCAGCTTTGGGACGTGCTCTACACTGTTGAGGCTACCATCACCAACAGTGGCAAGGTAGCAGGTGACGAGGTTGTTCAGTGCTACATTGCGCTTGGAGGACCCGATGACCCCAAGGTCCAGCTTCGAGGCTTCGACCGCTTGAGCATCCAGCCGGGCAAGAGCGCTACCTTCCACGCCGACATCACTCGCCGTGATATCAGCAACTGGGATGTTGCCAGCCAGAACTGGGTCATCTCCGAGTACCCCAAGACTGTGTACGTTGGTGCTAGTTCAAGGAAGCTGCACCTCAGTGCTGCCATGGACACTAGCGCCTACAGGATGTAG
- a CDS encoding IBR domain containing protein, giving the protein MGSRLSRAVRPQVKAAASPGVTSHNPNIDNANAHGKCQELTPQLPERLCYDDITVATSTIPQTTSQRRNSAPAPMSADATASTDMEQARERFFSLAAYTLMSIQQVDSEPAPTPAPLPNPVRKPSSASAQEPVQCVICLSTLPDAKDPKHAKEAIKPCRVCEHVYCASCIKHMFTEACKDTTRMPPKCCNQIPIHYAKPLLSKDKLDEFRIKYDEWQTPNPLYCPIPTCSTYIPNRLLPGPATTGGKRPDSGVGTPISKAFACPECKASICLDCRQVTHPNSMCTVSEFGVDAETTELLKSWGYKKCPKCGHGLKRMYGCNHMECRCGAHFCYACMEEYDQCGGRCINDEEDYDDYTSDEVEDPDAREDGSQAAAIPQTQQIQDESGSVPTQVQNSNVSAELASPQAVAQLLNLDGGGQRYWEQQDLYFGEEPGEIYQNRSWSCYHEFHTCSISLKKALAGDPVTTGMECVKCWGAIHPEIEKPVKSKAKKVPADAGGTARGIRRGPLRATGRPRGRPRYIAPRGLFRNDATIGTAPHLTAAVASPLSLSVPDTSPMEDVRYSDRVVETYANTIVTTEMKRHRQAFTDNSVASKKPASSEKHSSAVFITPTPKFSLAYDCIFCRLLVCATCKDEIIAAQEAKKNEEEGGKE; this is encoded by the coding sequence ATGGGTTCCAGGCTCTCTCGAGCGGTACGGCCGCAAGTGAAGGCCGCTGCCTCGCCAGGCGTAACTTCCCATAATCCCAATATTGACAACGCAAACGCGCACGGAAAATGCCAAGAGCTCACACCCCAATTACCAGAAAGGCTATGCTACGACGACATTACCGTCGCAACCTCAACCATCCCACAGACAACCTCACAAAGACGCAACAGCGCACCTGCCCCGATGTCCGCAGACGCCACAGCCTCCACCGATATGGAGCAGGCAAGAGAGCGATTTTTCAGTTTAGCGGCATACACACTGATGTCTATCCAGCAAGTGGACAGTGAACCTGCGCCCACACCCGCGCCCCTTCCTAACCCAGTGCGAAAGCCGAGTAGTGCTTCGGCCCAAGAACCGGTACAGTGTGTCATCTGCCTGTCAACGCTACCAGACGCAAAAGACCCCAAACACGCGAAGGAGGCTATCAAGCCATGCAGAGTGTGTGAGCACGTGTACTGCGCATCGTGCATCAAGCACATGTTCACCGAGGCGTGCAAGGATACAACGCGTATGCCACCAAAATGCTGTAACCAAATACCTATCCACTACGCAAAGCCTCTTCTGAGTAAAGATAAGCTCGACGAATTCAGGATAAAGTACGACGAATGGCAGACACCAAACCCCCTCTACTGTCCAATACCGACATGTTCCACTTACATTCCAAACCGACTCTTACCGGGCCCAGCAACTACAGGTGGGAAGCGGCCAGACTCTGGGGTAGGAACACCAATTTCAAAGGCCTTTGCGTGTCCCGAATGCAAAGCAAGCATCTGCCTGGACTGTCGACAAGTCACTCACCCCAACAGTATGTGCACTGTTTCGGAATTCGGGGTTGATGCAGAAACAACAGAACTACTCAAGAGCTGGGGTTACAAGAAGTGCCCAAAGTGTGGACATGGTCTTAAGCGCATGTATGGATGCAACCACATGGAGTGTCGCTGCGGAGCCCACTTCTGCTATGCTTGTATGGAAGAATACGATCAATGTGGCGGAAGGTGCATCAATGACGAGGAAGATTACGATGACTATACCAGCGATGAAGTCGAGGACCCGGACGCACGTGAGGATGGGTCACAGGCGGCTGCGATACCCCAGACTCAACAGATTCAGGATGAAAGCGGGTCCGTGCCAACACAAGTACAGAACTCAAACGTATCAGCTGAGCTGGCTTCTCCTCAAGCTGTTGCGCAACTATTGAATCTGGATGGCGGAGGACAACGATACTGGGAACAACAGGACTTGTATTTCGGCGAAGAACCAGGGGAAATTTATCAGAACCGCTCATGGTCTTGTTATCACGAGTTCCACACATGTTCGATCAGCCTAAAAAAAGCGCTAGCTGGCGATCCAGTAACCACTGGCATGGAGTGTGTAAAATGTTGGGGCGCAATACATCCAGAAATCGAGAAGCCTGTCAAGTCTAAGGCCAAGAAAGTCCCAGCAGACGCAGGAGGAACGGCACGAGGTATCCGAAGAGGACCACTGCGGGCAACGGGTAGGCCAAGGGGACGTCCGAGATATATAGCCCCTCGCGGCCTGTTTCGAAATGATGCTACGATTGGAACAGCCCCGCATCTTACCGCCGCCGTTGCATCACCACTGTCTCTGAGCGTACCGGATACTTCGCCCATGGAGGATGTGCGCTACTCGGATCGTGTGGTAGAGACATACGCCAACACGATTGTGACAACGGAGATGAAGCGACACCGCCAGGCATTTACAGACAACTCTGTCGCATCGAAGAAGCCTGCATCTTCCGAGAAGCACTCTTCGGCAGTATTTATCACACCGACACCAAAGTTCAGCCTCGCATACGATTGCATCTTCTGCAGGCTTCTCGTCTGTGCCACGTGCAAAGATGAAATTATAGCTGCCCAGGAAGCTAAGAAGAATGAAGAAGAAGGGGGGAAGGAGTAA